In one window of Thiobacillus sp. DNA:
- a CDS encoding tetratricopeptide repeat protein, which translates to MHTKAIFLILLAASLSACAQTQVVAQQDSVSVAPAPNDPERPASQLTPQLMYQFLLGEIAGQRGDLKLSAEAYADLAQRTRDARVARRATEIALYARQSKLALRNAQLWLQLEPDAVKAQQTVASLLVGGGRLADARPYLESWIKTGKPEHIFMQLHNLFARQGDKQAVAGLVADLAAAYPALPEARFAVAQAAWQAGQGLNAVNALDEALRLRPEWEHAALFKAQILQQKDGDEAAIAFMGSYLKDHPKAKDVRLAYAKQQARAGRLDESRQAFNVLVQDMPNDPEPHFALGLVSMQGNDLDNARAAFAKALELDYPDKGVVYYSLGQIAEAKGDHEGALVNFKAVSGQQQFDANLRVAIVLGKAGRLQEGLDWLKQLTPASEAQGVRIAQAEAELLRDAKRHGDSFQVFDKALAQYPDNLELLYDRAMAAERLNRLDVLEADLRRMIQLKPDYAHAYNALGYTLADRTDRLAEAVGLLEKALNLAPDDPFILDSMGWALFKLQRYAEAADYLRRAYSGRNDPEIAAHLGEVLWMKGEREEARRVWQGGLKAHPDNESLRETLSRLAP; encoded by the coding sequence ATGCATACCAAAGCAATCTTCCTGATCCTATTGGCGGCTTCCCTGTCCGCGTGCGCCCAGACCCAGGTGGTGGCGCAACAGGATAGCGTGTCCGTCGCGCCCGCGCCGAATGATCCGGAAAGGCCTGCGTCCCAGCTGACCCCCCAACTCATGTACCAGTTCCTCCTGGGCGAGATCGCCGGACAACGGGGGGATCTCAAGCTTTCCGCCGAAGCCTACGCGGACCTGGCCCAGCGCACGCGGGATGCACGGGTGGCACGCCGGGCCACGGAGATCGCCCTCTATGCCCGCCAGTCCAAGCTGGCCCTTCGCAATGCCCAGTTGTGGCTGCAGTTGGAACCGGATGCGGTCAAGGCCCAGCAGACGGTGGCTTCCCTGCTGGTGGGGGGAGGGCGCCTGGCCGATGCCAGGCCCTACCTGGAGTCCTGGATCAAGACGGGCAAGCCCGAGCACATCTTCATGCAGTTGCACAACCTGTTCGCCCGGCAGGGCGACAAGCAGGCCGTGGCCGGGCTGGTGGCTGATCTGGCAGCGGCCTACCCGGCCCTGCCGGAGGCACGTTTCGCCGTGGCCCAGGCGGCCTGGCAGGCGGGCCAGGGCCTCAATGCCGTGAACGCCCTGGACGAGGCCCTGCGCCTGCGGCCCGAATGGGAACATGCGGCCCTGTTCAAGGCCCAGATCCTGCAGCAGAAGGATGGGGACGAGGCCGCCATTGCCTTCATGGGGAGCTATCTCAAGGACCATCCCAAGGCCAAGGACGTGCGGCTCGCCTACGCCAAGCAACAGGCCCGGGCGGGGCGCCTGGACGAGTCCCGCCAGGCCTTCAACGTGCTGGTCCAGGACATGCCCAACGACCCGGAGCCCCACTTTGCCCTGGGCCTGGTTTCCATGCAGGGCAACGACCTGGACAACGCCAGGGCCGCCTTCGCCAAGGCCCTGGAACTTGATTACCCCGACAAGGGCGTCGTGTATTACTCCCTGGGGCAGATCGCCGAGGCCAAGGGGGACCACGAAGGGGCCCTGGTGAATTTCAAGGCCGTGAGCGGCCAGCAGCAGTTCGACGCCAACCTGCGGGTGGCCATCGTCCTGGGCAAGGCAGGCCGCCTGCAGGAGGGCCTGGACTGGCTCAAGCAGCTGACCCCCGCCAGCGAGGCTCAGGGGGTCAGGATTGCCCAGGCGGAGGCCGAACTGCTGCGGGATGCCAAGCGCCACGGAGATTCGTTCCAGGTGTTCGACAAGGCCCTGGCCCAGTACCCGGACAACCTGGAACTGCTTTACGACCGGGCCATGGCGGCGGAAAGACTGAACAGGCTGGATGTGCTGGAGGCGGACCTGCGTCGCATGATCCAGCTCAAGCCCGACTACGCCCACGCCTACAACGCCCTGGGCTATACCCTGGCGGACCGCACCGATCGCCTGGCCGAAGCCGTTGGGTTGCTGGAGAAGGCCCTCAACCTGGCCCCGGATGATCCCTTCATCCTGGACAGCATGGGCTGGGCACTGTTCAAGCTCCAGCGTTACGCCGAAGCTGCCGACTATCTGCGCCGGGCCTATTCCGGGCGCAACGACCCTGAGATTGCGGCCCATCTGGGCGAAGTCCTGTGGATGAAGGGGGAGAGGGAAGAGGCAAGGCGCGTCTGGCAGGGGGGGCTCAAGGCCCATCCGGACAATGAAAGTCTGCGCGAAACCCTCTCGCGCCTGGCTCCTTGA
- the mutM gene encoding bifunctional DNA-formamidopyrimidine glycosylase/DNA-(apurinic or apyrimidinic site) lyase translates to MPELPEVETVLRGLAPHLVGQRFLGARVREPRLRWPVSPELPRLLPGCVVQGLERRGKYLLFHLVREGQEHWLITHLGMSGSLRLRPDSEPPERHDHVDLLLTGGVCLRLRDPRRFSAMLWTDAPASHPLLAPLGVEPLSDAFDGAFLHGLCGGRKTSIKALIMDAHKVVGIGNIYANEALFHAGIRPGMAAGRLSRARCERLAAAIRDTLRRAISAGGSSLRDFVDGHGKPGYFQQTYFVYGRAGETCRTCGGPIRQVAQGGRSTFYCPACQKP, encoded by the coding sequence ATGCCTGAATTGCCTGAAGTCGAGACCGTGCTGCGCGGCCTGGCACCCCATCTGGTAGGCCAGCGCTTCCTGGGGGCCCGGGTGAGGGAGCCGCGTCTCCGCTGGCCCGTGTCGCCGGAACTCCCCCGACTTCTGCCCGGCTGCGTCGTCCAGGGCTTGGAGCGACGGGGCAAGTATCTGCTTTTCCATCTGGTCCGGGAGGGACAGGAACACTGGCTGATCACCCATCTGGGCATGTCGGGCAGCCTGCGGCTGCGCCCCGACTCCGAACCCCCGGAAAGGCACGACCATGTGGATCTGTTGCTGACCGGCGGGGTCTGCCTGCGCCTGCGGGACCCGCGCCGCTTCAGCGCCATGCTCTGGACAGACGCCCCCGCATCCCACCCCCTGCTGGCCCCCCTCGGGGTGGAACCCCTTTCCGACGCCTTCGACGGGGCCTTCCTGCATGGCCTCTGCGGAGGGCGGAAGACCTCCATCAAGGCGCTCATCATGGACGCCCACAAGGTGGTGGGCATCGGCAACATCTACGCCAACGAGGCCCTGTTCCACGCCGGCATACGCCCTGGCATGGCGGCGGGACGGCTTTCCCGGGCCCGTTGCGAGCGCCTGGCCGCAGCCATCCGGGACACCCTTAGGCGGGCCATCAGCGCCGGCGGCAGCAGCCTGAGGGACTTCGTGGACGGCCACGGCAAGCCCGGATACTTCCAGCAGACCTACTTCGTCTACGGCCGCGCAGGCGAAACCTGCCGCACCTGTGGCGGCCCCATCCGGCAGGTGGCCCAGGGTGGACGGTCCACGTTTTACTGCCCGGCCTGCCAGAAACCCTAG
- a CDS encoding dynamin family protein — protein sequence MSTVSFVNEFEAYSQWREDLSRGIADYRKWLGKEDLNDSQRDLRLQQLIDRLAEDKLHVAFIAEFSRGKSELINAIFLSDLKQRLLPSTAGRTTMCPTELLYDPAKAPMIELLPIETRASNATVSEYKNYPDEWTPIQIDTSSAESVSQAMKEVCRVKQVSVEAATGYGLYNPDDPDSSLGVNENGAVTIPAWRHAIINFPHPFLEKGLVVYDTPGLNAIGVEPELTFNLLPNAHAVLFVLSADAGVTKSDIEIWRSHIHARGKNRGRLVALNKIDGLWDDLKSPEQIQAEIDSQVKSCAELLGVAPGQIYPVSAQKGLLAKINGDQALLARSQLQNLEQALSDELIASKQAIVRDQTEAEISDLLENSHALLAGRQQGIDEQLTELKGLQGKNQDVVEHIMGKIANDKELFERGLQQFQALRSVYSQQSIKLFSQIGMDVLRNEVKEAREAMTASRFTKGMREAMNGFFAGVDAHLDAAHQQIDEIDRMMEAMYRKLNQEHGINLVAIPPFSVLRYRKELQRLEETYERHFNNFYTFLTTEQYTLTSRFFETLATRVVQVFEILNRDVEQWLKAIMSPMESQVREHQMQLRRRLESVKRIHKAADTLEDRIGELEQMQGDVARQVAELEALSGRIKGTLAMADARHETALAA from the coding sequence ATGAGTACCGTTTCGTTTGTCAATGAATTCGAGGCCTATAGCCAGTGGCGCGAAGACCTGTCGCGGGGCATCGCCGACTACCGCAAGTGGCTGGGCAAGGAAGACCTCAACGATTCCCAGCGGGACCTGCGCCTGCAGCAGCTCATCGACCGTCTGGCGGAAGACAAGCTGCATGTCGCCTTCATTGCCGAGTTCTCCCGAGGCAAGTCCGAACTCATCAACGCCATCTTCCTCTCGGACCTGAAACAACGCCTGCTGCCCTCCACCGCCGGCCGCACCACCATGTGCCCCACGGAACTGCTCTACGATCCGGCCAAGGCGCCCATGATCGAGTTGCTGCCCATAGAGACCCGGGCGTCCAACGCCACAGTGTCTGAATACAAGAACTATCCCGACGAATGGACCCCCATCCAGATCGACACTTCCTCCGCCGAGAGCGTGTCCCAGGCCATGAAGGAGGTCTGCCGGGTGAAGCAGGTATCCGTGGAGGCAGCCACGGGCTACGGCCTGTACAACCCGGATGACCCGGATTCGAGCCTGGGCGTCAACGAGAACGGCGCCGTCACCATTCCTGCCTGGCGCCACGCCATCATCAACTTCCCCCACCCCTTCCTGGAAAAGGGCCTGGTGGTCTACGACACCCCCGGCCTGAACGCCATCGGCGTGGAACCGGAACTCACCTTCAACCTGCTGCCCAACGCCCATGCGGTGCTGTTCGTGCTTTCCGCTGACGCGGGGGTCACCAAGTCCGACATAGAAATCTGGCGCAGCCACATCCACGCCCGGGGCAAGAACCGGGGCCGGCTGGTGGCGCTCAACAAGATCGACGGGCTCTGGGATGACCTCAAGAGCCCGGAGCAGATCCAGGCCGAGATCGACAGTCAGGTGAAGTCCTGCGCCGAACTGCTGGGCGTGGCCCCCGGCCAGATCTACCCGGTGTCCGCCCAGAAAGGCCTGCTGGCCAAGATCAACGGCGACCAGGCACTGCTGGCCCGTAGCCAGCTTCAAAACCTGGAACAGGCCCTGTCCGACGAACTCATCGCCTCCAAACAGGCCATCGTGCGGGACCAGACCGAGGCCGAGATCTCCGACCTGCTGGAAAACAGCCATGCCCTGCTGGCCGGACGCCAGCAGGGCATCGACGAACAACTGACGGAACTCAAGGGGCTCCAGGGCAAGAACCAGGATGTGGTGGAACACATCATGGGCAAGATCGCCAATGACAAGGAACTGTTCGAACGTGGGCTGCAACAGTTCCAGGCCCTGCGTTCCGTGTATTCCCAGCAGAGCATCAAGCTGTTCTCCCAGATCGGCATGGACGTGCTGCGCAACGAGGTCAAGGAGGCCCGGGAGGCCATGACCGCCAGCCGCTTCACCAAGGGCATGCGGGAGGCCATGAACGGCTTCTTCGCCGGCGTGGACGCCCACCTGGACGCTGCCCACCAGCAGATCGACGAAATCGACCGCATGATGGAGGCCATGTACCGCAAGCTCAACCAGGAACACGGCATCAACCTGGTGGCCATCCCGCCCTTCTCCGTGCTGCGCTACCGCAAGGAACTCCAGCGCCTGGAGGAAACCTATGAGCGGCACTTCAACAACTTCTACACCTTCCTCACCACGGAGCAGTACACCCTCACCTCCCGCTTCTTTGAAACCCTGGCCACCCGGGTGGTGCAGGTCTTCGAGATACTCAATCGGGACGTGGAGCAGTGGCTCAAGGCCATCATGTCCCCCATGGAAAGCCAGGTGAGGGAACACCAGATGCAGTTGCGCCGCCGGCTCGAGAGCGTGAAACGCATCCACAAGGCCGCCGACACCCTGGAAGACCGGATAGGCGAACTGGAACAGATGCAGGGCGACGTGGCCCGGCAGGTGGCGGAACTGGAAGCGTTGTCAGGCCGCATCAAGGGCACCCTGGCCATGGCCGATGCCAGGCACGAGACCGCCTTGGCGGCCTGA
- a CDS encoding YfhL family 4Fe-4S dicluster ferredoxin produces the protein MALMITDECINCDVCEPECPNGAITQGEDIYVIDPNKCTECVGHFDTPQCREVCPVDCIPVNPNYVESPDQLMEKYHKLTGK, from the coding sequence ATGGCTTTGATGATTACCGATGAATGCATCAACTGTGATGTGTGCGAGCCTGAGTGCCCCAACGGGGCCATCACCCAGGGCGAGGACATCTATGTGATCGACCCCAACAAGTGCACGGAGTGCGTGGGCCACTTCGATACCCCCCAGTGCCGGGAAGTATGCCCCGTGGACTGCATTCCCGTGAATCCGAACTACGTTGAAAGCCCGGACCAGTTGATGGAGAAGTACCACAAGCTGACTGGCAAATAA
- the coaD gene encoding pantetheine-phosphate adenylyltransferase yields MNRVIVYPGTFDPITCGHEDLVKRALRLFDGVIVAVAENTPKLPCFSLDERVELARLALADLDNVRVEPFSGLLVDFVRGHGALMVLRGLRAVSDFEYEFQLAGMNRRLAPEMESVFLTPAEQHMFVSASMVREIASLRGDVRPFVHPMVAERLAARYKA; encoded by the coding sequence GTGAACAGGGTCATCGTTTACCCGGGGACCTTCGACCCCATTACCTGCGGCCACGAGGACCTGGTCAAGCGGGCCCTGCGCCTGTTCGACGGCGTGATCGTGGCGGTGGCCGAGAACACGCCCAAGCTGCCTTGCTTCTCCCTGGACGAGCGGGTGGAACTGGCGCGCCTGGCCCTGGCCGATCTGGATAACGTGCGCGTGGAACCCTTCAGCGGCCTGCTGGTGGATTTCGTGCGCGGTCATGGGGCCCTCATGGTGCTGCGGGGCCTGCGCGCGGTGTCTGACTTCGAGTACGAATTCCAGCTGGCCGGCATGAACCGCCGCCTGGCGCCGGAAATGGAGTCCGTATTCCTGACGCCGGCGGAACAGCACATGTTCGTGTCCGCAAGCATGGTGCGGGAGATTGCAAGCCTGCGGGGCGATGTGCGACCCTTCGTGCACCCCATGGTGGCCGAACGGCTGGCCGCCCGTTACAAGGCTTGA
- the rsmD gene encoding 16S rRNA (guanine(966)-N(2))-methyltransferase RsmD: protein MRPGRSNQVRIIAGRFRRRLLHFPDVPGLRPTPDRTRETLFNWLGQDLTGLSCLDAFAGSGALGFEAASRGAGRVVLWERDAKALAALRGNALELGIPGVEVMAADALSSLRATGESFDVIFLDPPFSEGLLEPALAAAATRLRPGGRIYAESPMPLPAELLQGFGLTAVRQGKAGLSHYCLLERM, encoded by the coding sequence TTGCGTCCGGGAAGGAGTAACCAGGTACGCATCATCGCTGGGCGTTTCCGTCGCCGCCTGCTGCATTTCCCCGATGTCCCGGGCTTGCGGCCCACGCCCGACCGCACGCGGGAGACCCTGTTCAACTGGCTGGGCCAGGACCTGACCGGCCTAAGTTGCCTGGACGCCTTCGCCGGCAGCGGGGCGCTGGGTTTCGAGGCGGCCTCCCGGGGGGCCGGCCGGGTGGTCCTGTGGGAACGGGACGCCAAGGCCCTGGCGGCCCTGCGCGGGAATGCCCTGGAACTGGGAATTCCCGGCGTGGAGGTGATGGCGGCGGATGCCCTGTCCTCATTGCGGGCAACGGGGGAATCCTTCGACGTGATCTTCCTGGATCCCCCTTTCAGCGAAGGGTTGCTGGAACCGGCCCTGGCGGCCGCGGCGACACGCTTGCGTCCGGGCGGTAGAATCTACGCCGAATCGCCCATGCCCTTGCCGGCGGAGCTGTTGCAGGGCTTTGGCCTCACGGCCGTCAGGCAAGGCAAGGCGGGTCTTTCCCATTACTGCTTGCTGGAGCGTATGTGA
- a CDS encoding insulinase family protein — protein MYAERLMRLLVGLMLLGALPAWAGLNIQHWVTSQGARVYFVENHDLPMLDVSVDFDAGSARDSREKSGLASLTRHVMTLGAGSYSEKDIAERMADVGAGFSGRFDADRAGFQLRTLSGEAERDQALDVMAAVLSAPRFEPDIVAREKARVIAALQEAATKPETIGTKAFSVAIYGDHPYALPEGGEPETVAGLAAEDMRAFYATHYRAKAMVLAIMGDVSRPDAERLAERLASGLPPGDAPVPIPSVSARATGSERVIPHPATQSHLFMGMPGMTREDPDYFPLYVGNYVLGGGGFDSRLMEEVRQKKGLAYSVYSYFAPMREAGPFQIGLQTRRGTTDEAVRTTREVLARYLREGPAEAELAQARNNLVGGFPLRLDSNKKILEYLAVIGFYRLPLDWLDTYTARVEAVTREDILRAFGSRVRPESLSTVVVGGQLASGKE, from the coding sequence ATGTACGCTGAACGCTTGATGCGGCTGCTGGTCGGGCTGATGTTGCTTGGGGCCCTGCCGGCCTGGGCCGGCCTCAACATCCAGCACTGGGTGACCTCCCAGGGCGCCAGGGTGTATTTCGTGGAAAACCATGACTTGCCCATGCTGGATGTGAGCGTGGATTTCGACGCCGGCAGCGCCCGGGACAGCCGGGAAAAGTCCGGGCTCGCCAGCCTGACCCGCCATGTCATGACCCTGGGGGCGGGGTCTTACTCGGAAAAGGACATCGCCGAACGCATGGCGGACGTGGGGGCCGGTTTCTCCGGTCGTTTCGACGCGGACCGTGCCGGTTTCCAGTTGCGTACCCTGAGTGGCGAAGCCGAGCGTGACCAGGCCCTGGATGTCATGGCGGCCGTGCTGTCCGCGCCCCGTTTCGAGCCGGACATCGTGGCGCGGGAAAAGGCCCGGGTCATCGCCGCCCTGCAGGAAGCCGCCACCAAGCCCGAGACCATCGGCACCAAGGCCTTCAGCGTCGCCATCTACGGTGACCATCCCTATGCCTTGCCGGAGGGCGGCGAGCCGGAAACGGTGGCAGGCCTGGCAGCAGAAGACATGCGGGCTTTCTACGCAACCCACTACCGCGCCAAGGCCATGGTCCTGGCCATCATGGGTGACGTCAGCCGACCGGACGCTGAACGCCTGGCCGAGCGACTGGCCTCCGGCCTGCCGCCAGGGGATGCGCCGGTGCCGATTCCGTCCGTGTCGGCCCGCGCCACAGGCAGCGAGAGGGTCATTCCCCACCCGGCCACCCAGAGCCATCTGTTCATGGGCATGCCCGGCATGACGCGGGAGGACCCGGATTATTTCCCGCTCTACGTGGGCAACTATGTGCTGGGCGGCGGCGGGTTTGATTCCCGGCTCATGGAAGAGGTGCGCCAGAAGAAAGGGCTGGCCTACAGCGTATACAGCTACTTCGCGCCCATGCGGGAGGCGGGGCCGTTCCAGATCGGCCTGCAGACCCGGCGAGGTACCACGGACGAAGCCGTGCGCACCACCCGGGAGGTGCTGGCCCGCTATCTGCGGGAGGGCCCCGCCGAGGCCGAGCTGGCCCAGGCTAGGAACAACCTGGTGGGAGGCTTTCCCCTGCGCCTGGACAGCAACAAGAAGATTCTGGAGTACCTGGCGGTCATCGGCTTCTACCGACTGCCCCTGGATTGGCTGGATACCTATACTGCCCGGGTGGAGGCCGTGACCCGGGAGGACATCCTGCGTGCCTTCGGCAGCCGGGTGCGCCCCGAGTCCTTGAGCACCGTGGTGGTGGGGGGGCAGCTTGCGTCCGGGAAGGAGTAA